One Solanum pennellii chromosome 10, SPENNV200 genomic region harbors:
- the LOC107001375 gene encoding uncharacterized protein LOC107001375: MVEVTNPSTSLTGSTAIDVSSHVYIYPSDSPSSLLVQSVFKGIGYRSWRRGVIRSLSVKNKLVFITRECRRPTLNSPQYRQWERCDNMVTSWILNSLGKDIIDSVEYVCDSLELWKEIKDRYDQTNGAKFFQIQKEINDLSQGALDINVYYTRMKKLWEESNNLNVKD; the protein is encoded by the coding sequence ATGGTGGAAGTCACAAATCCTAGCACCAGCTTGACGGGAAGCACTGCAATCGATGTGAGTAGTCATGTCTACATTTATCCATCTGATAGCCCTAGTAGTCTTCTTGTTCAATCTGTCTTCAAAGGGATAGGTTATAGATCATGGAGAAGAGGGGTGATTAGATCTCTTTCTGTGAAGAACAAGTTAGTCTTTATTACAAGGGAGTGTAGGAGACCAACCCTTAATTCACCTCAATATCGTCAATGGGAAAGATGTGATAATATGGTCACTTCATGGATACTTAATTCCCTAGGCAAAGACATTATCGATAGTGTAGAATATGTATGTGACTCTTTGGAATTGTGGAAAGAGATAAAAGATCGTTATGATCAAACAAATGGGGCTAAATTTTTTCAGATTCAGAAAGAAATAAATGATCTGAGTCAGGGTGCTTTGGATATTAATGTGTACTACACTAGGATGAAGAAATTATGGGAAGAATCAAATAATCTGAATGTCAAAGACTAG